A stretch of DNA from bacterium:
CGCAGGGCGTGTCCCTTGATTGGGCGATGTTCGGACAGCGGCACGTCATCCTGCCAATAAGAGCCGTCATACTCCGCCTCCGGGGTTTGATGCTCACGGGCGAAAAAGTGAATACCGCGGTTCTCGATGAAAAAGCGCGCCAGATCAAAATAGCGCTGGTGACCGGTCACGCGCCACAGTTTAATCAGCGCCAGTTCGATCTCCGGATGGCCGGGATACCCCATTCGTTGCCCAGGCCCTGGTCCAAACACCGAACAGATATAATCGGCAAAACGGGTTGCTGTGCGCAACAGCGTGCGCTTGCCGGTGGCCTGATAATGGGCCACAGCCGCCTCGAAAAGATGGCCGGCGCAATAGAGCTCGTGATTATCGCGCAAATTAGTCCAGCGCTTGTCCGGCTCGTTGACCGTGTAATAGGTGTTGAGATAACCGTCTTTCTGCTGAGCGGCCGCGATCCGGCGAATGATGGCATCGATCTTTTTATCCAGCGCGGCATCGGGATGGGTGGCCAGTGAATAGGAAGCGGCCTCCAGAGCCTTGTAGAGGTCGGAATCCATGTAAACCGGCCCGTTATAGCCTTTTCGCTTGCCGCCGGCCGCCAAGTCGAAATTGATCAGGTTGCCCGACTTGTCCAGCATTTCCAGATTGATGGGAATGGAAACCGTGCGGTTGATCTCCTGTCGCGGCGCCCAGAATGCATCCTCGATTTGCACCTGGGTGAAGGGCACAGAGGACAGCTTGAGCAGCGGGGCTTCTGCCGCCGGCAGCAGAGAGGCGAAAAAAATAATCCCCACGCAGCAGAGAAAGGGATGTGCTTGAACCATGCGGATTGCCTTTCTTATCTTTTACCTGTAAACAGGAACATGCGATCGGTCATTGGGCCTGGCTCACTCTGCGAGCGACGGCCGAGCGGCGGCAAGGAAAAAGATCGTACCTCAAACCGCGCCGAAATCCCAGACGGTTTCCAACATCGCGCGGTAATTCTCCGGCCGGACATAATTGGGAACCGTGTTGCCGGAACCCACACAATAACCTCCTCCCGGGCCGACCACATCGATCAGCCGCTTGGTTTCAGCAGCCACGGCTTTCGCTGTGCCGCGCGCCAGCAGATCCACGTCCACATTGCCGATGAGCGCCAAGCGATCCCCATAGCGCTGCTTTACTTCGACGATATCCCAGGCCTTGGGCTCGATGGGCTGCAGCGCCGTAATGCCGGTGGCCAACAACGCCTCCATCACCTCCCACATTTTGCCGTCGCTGTGATAAATGAAAGGAAGACTGCGTTGCGCGCATAATCGGCCGATTTTTTTCATCCAGGGAAATAAATATTTATGAAATACAGCGGGCGCTGCCATGAGA
This window harbors:
- a CDS encoding glycoside hydrolase family 127 protein encodes the protein MVQAHPFLCCVGIIFFASLLPAAEAPLLKLSSVPFTQVQIEDAFWAPRQEINRTVSIPINLEMLDKSGNLINFDLAAGGKRKGYNGPVYMDSDLYKALEAASYSLATHPDAALDKKIDAIIRRIAAAQQKDGYLNTYYTVNEPDKRWTNLRDNHELYCAGHLFEAAVAHYQATGKRTLLRTATRFADYICSVFGPGPGQRMGYPGHPEIELALIKLWRVTGHQRYFDLARFFIENRGIHFFAREHQTPEAEYDGSYWQDDVPLSEHRPIKGHALR